The following coding sequences lie in one Atribacteraceae bacterium genomic window:
- a CDS encoding tetratricopeptide repeat protein, which translates to MENQKFFATAVVSLLLLFTISVSVLTQDADSLFSQGFEFLESGQYEQAGDAFRQVIQLDPQYRYAHYNLGIALQQSGRYQEAVEAFREAVRLDPEDPDAHNSLGYNLYNIGNTSEAITYYKQAIALDPEYSLSYYNLGLAYQTLGNYPESLAAFRRYIELVPDNPYAHYNIGYALFAMGEYLDAYYAYREAVRLNPEDVDSWFNLAYTLQNMGRHEEAIENFREVVRLDPTNTVAYNNLGVNYNALGRWTEAIEEYRKAIELKSDYALAYYNLGIALQQTGQPIEAIAAYQSSIEYDPTDPDAYYNLGNTLIEVNRYAEAIEAYREAVRIDPGYYLAYNNWGFALRRINRFDEAITILQQGIAINPDYDLAYFNLGLAFLNTGDLDAARTQHNLLLSLNPTLAADLMTEIIGYTDPALADQNDLAVTQDHALPPLEITTPPPPPEPGIFLDPQGSYRITLPEGSVKLADEDWGTELSLPNNGRLFILKIPSARFENLNKAVADVTEDLTARNATFHGESNVTAHGISGSVQLYSLVGTIDEQNENHYAYLLVSYPETNLAMLVELPVEEYNASQEWLIEFFRNPEFQ; encoded by the coding sequence ATGGAAAATCAAAAGTTTTTTGCCACGGCGGTTGTTTCGTTGCTACTCCTCTTCACCATTTCCGTAAGTGTGCTCACCCAGGATGCCGACAGCCTGTTTTCCCAGGGTTTCGAATTCCTGGAAAGCGGACAATACGAGCAGGCCGGCGATGCTTTTCGTCAGGTAATTCAGCTTGATCCGCAATACCGATATGCCCACTATAACCTGGGCATCGCCCTGCAGCAAAGCGGACGATACCAGGAGGCGGTAGAGGCCTTTCGGGAAGCGGTCCGTCTCGATCCCGAGGATCCGGATGCGCATAACAGTCTCGGTTATAACCTATACAACATCGGCAATACCAGCGAAGCGATAACCTACTACAAACAGGCTATCGCTCTTGATCCTGAATACTCGCTCTCCTATTATAACCTCGGTCTTGCCTACCAGACCCTCGGAAACTACCCGGAATCTCTGGCCGCCTTCCGCCGGTATATCGAACTCGTTCCGGATAATCCCTACGCCCATTACAATATCGGGTACGCCCTCTTTGCGATGGGCGAATACCTGGATGCCTATTACGCTTACCGGGAAGCGGTCCGTTTAAACCCTGAAGATGTCGATTCCTGGTTCAACCTGGCTTATACCTTGCAAAATATGGGCCGTCACGAGGAAGCGATCGAAAATTTCCGTGAAGTCGTCCGTCTCGATCCTACCAATACCGTCGCTTACAACAACCTGGGAGTTAATTACAATGCTCTGGGACGATGGACGGAAGCGATTGAAGAGTATAGAAAAGCCATCGAGCTTAAATCAGATTACGCTCTGGCCTACTATAACCTGGGTATCGCCCTGCAGCAAACCGGTCAGCCAATAGAGGCTATCGCAGCGTACCAAAGTTCCATCGAATATGACCCCACCGATCCCGACGCCTATTACAATTTGGGAAATACGCTGATTGAAGTGAATCGCTACGCTGAAGCGATCGAAGCTTACCGGGAAGCGGTACGCATTGACCCCGGGTACTACTTGGCGTACAACAATTGGGGTTTTGCTCTGAGGCGGATCAACCGGTTTGACGAGGCGATCACTATTCTTCAGCAGGGGATCGCCATCAATCCTGACTATGACCTGGCCTACTTCAATCTGGGTCTTGCGTTTCTCAATACCGGCGACCTGGACGCAGCCCGGACACAGCACAACCTACTGTTGAGCTTGAATCCAACCCTCGCAGCAGACCTCATGACTGAAATAATCGGCTACACGGACCCGGCCCTCGCGGATCAGAACGATCTTGCTGTCACCCAGGACCATGCGCTACCCCCCCTGGAAATCACTACCCCGCCCCCGCCACCAGAGCCGGGCATCTTTCTGGATCCGCAAGGTTCCTACCGGATCACCCTCCCGGAAGGATCGGTGAAGCTGGCCGATGAAGACTGGGGAACTGAATTATCGCTCCCCAACAACGGCCGCCTGTTTATCCTGAAAATTCCCAGTGCCCGCTTCGAAAACCTGAACAAGGCCGTTGCCGATGTCACTGAAGACCTGACCGCCAGAAACGCGACGTTCCATGGTGAAAGTAACGTCACTGCTCACGGGATATCGGGTTCGGTCCAGCTCTATTCCCTGGTCGGGACCATAGACGAGCAAAACGAAAACCATTACGCGTACCTTCTCGTCTCCTATCCGGAAACTAACCTGGCCATGCTTGTCGAGCTACCGGTTGAGGAATACAACGCTTCTCAGGAATGGTTGATCGAATTTTTCCGCAACCCCGAATTTCAGTAA
- a CDS encoding YbaN family protein, producing the protein MRRMKDQVQTNQKAIGMPKSLPPDGKSAHSFLLIFCGSVCIGLGAAGIVLPLLPTTPFLLLTAACFCRASPRLYRWLVSNRVFGIYIRAYLEKRGVPLVCKVLSLALLWTTIGFSAVAIVETVWVRWLLLGIAAGVTIHVFKLPVYHGK; encoded by the coding sequence ATGCGGCGGATGAAGGATCAGGTTCAAACCAACCAAAAAGCGATCGGGATGCCCAAGTCCCTCCCTCCGGACGGCAAATCGGCGCATTCCTTTCTATTAATTTTCTGCGGAAGTGTTTGTATCGGTTTGGGGGCGGCGGGCATCGTTTTGCCCCTCCTGCCGACCACCCCGTTCCTGCTGCTGACCGCGGCGTGTTTTTGCAGGGCTTCCCCGCGTCTCTATCGGTGGTTGGTCTCCAACCGGGTTTTCGGCATTTATATCCGGGCATATTTGGAAAAACGCGGAGTTCCCCTCGTATGTAAAGTGTTGAGCCTCGCTCTACTTTGGACAACGATTGGTTTTTCTGCGGTGGCTATCGTGGAAACGGTGTGGGTGAGGTGGTTGCTGCTGGGTATCGCCGCCGGGGTGACTATTCATGTATTCAAGCTCCCGGTGTACCACGGTAAATGA
- a CDS encoding ATP-dependent RecD-like DNA helicase yields MKTESQSDLFHATLQGQVERITFQNAANGYTVARLKVKGYQELVTVVGPLPGICAGEILRVWGQWKNHPRFGEQFLTDSFETLIPATTRGIEKYLGSGLIKGIGPVMAYRLVNHFGKDTLGIIENQAHRLTEVPGIGGKRVSMISKAWEEQKEIRQVMLFLQEQGVSPAYGVKIFKHYGKEAVHLVRENPYRLAEEIYGIGFITADKIARSMGIPQDSPFRAGAGILYFLQQAAEQGHVYYPQDSLISECEKALEIPADIIREVLSDISREKKVAIEMAPLCPGTDAHETGDNLPLVFLPQFHTAETGITRKIGEILATVRHTRYLLPEKELSGITRDLGIELAQHQREAVLRTFQEKILVITGGPGTGKTTIINVIIRLHRQRGKHILLAAPTGRAAKRMTETTGQEAKTIHRLLEYQPGGAGFKRNETFPLDADLLIIDETSMVDTILMYHFLKAVPREATLILVGDIDQLPSVGAGRVLRDIIESGRIATIRLTEIFRQSRESMIVMNAHRVNRGEMPHFQSPANRLSDFYFFPVEDPDNARQTILDLCRSRIPHKFGCHPVDDIQVITPMHRGSAGAATLNRELQEALNPKGQEIQRSGRILRIGDKVMQLRNNYDKEVFNGDIGRVTAINQEIQELTVLIDGRKVVYEFSELDEIVPAYAISVHKSQGSEYPVVVMPVLTQHYLLLQRNLLYTAITRGKRLVVLVGTKKALAIAVRNNKPQKRFTLLKERLQAL; encoded by the coding sequence ATGAAAACGGAATCACAATCCGATCTTTTTCATGCCACCCTGCAAGGCCAGGTGGAGCGGATCACTTTTCAGAACGCCGCAAACGGCTATACGGTAGCCAGGTTGAAAGTCAAGGGATATCAAGAGCTGGTCACGGTGGTCGGACCTCTGCCCGGTATATGTGCGGGAGAAATCCTGCGGGTGTGGGGCCAATGGAAGAACCATCCCCGCTTCGGTGAACAGTTCCTCACCGACTCCTTTGAGACTCTGATTCCCGCCACCACCCGGGGAATCGAAAAATATCTCGGCTCCGGATTGATTAAAGGGATCGGACCGGTTATGGCTTACCGTCTGGTGAATCATTTCGGGAAAGATACTCTGGGAATAATCGAAAATCAGGCGCATCGGCTGACGGAGGTCCCGGGTATCGGCGGAAAGCGGGTGAGCATGATCTCCAAAGCCTGGGAGGAGCAAAAAGAGATCCGTCAGGTCATGCTCTTTCTCCAGGAACAGGGCGTGAGTCCGGCCTACGGGGTCAAAATCTTTAAACACTACGGGAAAGAGGCCGTTCATCTGGTGCGTGAAAATCCCTACCGCCTGGCGGAAGAAATCTACGGCATCGGATTCATCACCGCCGACAAGATTGCCCGGAGCATGGGCATTCCCCAGGATTCCCCCTTTCGGGCCGGAGCCGGAATCCTCTATTTTCTCCAACAAGCCGCCGAGCAGGGCCATGTCTATTATCCGCAGGACTCACTCATCAGCGAATGCGAAAAAGCGCTGGAAATCCCGGCGGATATTATCCGCGAAGTCCTTTCCGATATTTCCCGGGAGAAAAAGGTGGCCATAGAAATGGCCCCCCTGTGCCCGGGAACCGATGCGCACGAGACCGGGGACAATCTCCCCCTGGTCTTTCTGCCGCAGTTTCATACCGCAGAAACTGGTATCACCCGCAAAATCGGAGAAATCCTCGCGACAGTGCGGCATACCAGATACCTTCTCCCGGAGAAGGAACTGTCCGGTATAACAAGGGACCTGGGTATCGAACTTGCCCAACACCAACGGGAAGCGGTTTTGCGAACCTTCCAGGAAAAAATCCTGGTAATAACCGGAGGGCCGGGAACCGGAAAAACCACGATCATCAACGTCATCATCCGACTGCACCGACAGCGGGGAAAGCATATCCTTTTAGCGGCCCCCACCGGGCGGGCGGCAAAACGCATGACCGAGACCACCGGCCAAGAAGCCAAAACCATCCACCGACTCCTCGAGTATCAACCAGGCGGTGCCGGATTCAAGCGAAACGAGACCTTCCCCCTCGACGCGGACCTTCTCATCATCGACGAAACCTCGATGGTCGACACCATCCTCATGTACCATTTTTTGAAAGCGGTTCCCCGGGAGGCCACATTGATCCTAGTCGGGGATATCGACCAACTCCCTTCCGTCGGAGCCGGGCGTGTCTTACGCGATATCATCGAATCCGGCCGGATAGCCACGATCCGGCTGACGGAAATATTCCGCCAGTCCAGAGAAAGCATGATCGTCATGAACGCCCACCGGGTTAACCGAGGGGAGATGCCGCATTTCCAAAGCCCCGCCAACCGCCTGAGTGACTTTTACTTCTTTCCGGTCGAGGACCCGGACAATGCCCGCCAAACAATCCTTGATCTGTGCCGAAGCCGGATACCCCATAAATTCGGCTGTCATCCGGTCGATGACATTCAGGTGATCACCCCCATGCACCGGGGTAGCGCCGGAGCGGCCACTCTGAACAGAGAACTGCAAGAGGCCTTGAACCCCAAAGGTCAGGAAATCCAGCGCTCCGGCAGGATTCTGCGCATCGGTGACAAAGTGATGCAGCTACGCAATAACTATGATAAAGAAGTCTTCAACGGCGATATCGGCCGGGTAACGGCTATTAACCAGGAAATCCAGGAACTGACGGTCTTAATCGACGGAAGAAAAGTAGTGTATGAATTTTCCGAACTCGACGAAATTGTCCCCGCCTACGCTATCTCCGTCCATAAGTCCCAAGGTAGCGAATACCCGGTCGTGGTCATGCCGGTCCTGACCCAGCATTATCTTCTTCTCCAGCGTAACCTTCTCTACACCGCCATTACCCGAGGGAAAAGGCTGGTAGTGCTGGTGGGAACCAAAAAAGCCCTGGCCATCGCCGTACGCAACAACAAACCCCAAAAACGCTTCACCCTCCTCAAGGAACGGCTGCAAGCCTTATGA
- a CDS encoding GntR family transcriptional regulator, protein MRTVDRSIKLPLYLQIYEIFKSKILVGEWVPGQMIPPEPLLIDQYRVSRSGIRQALDRLVKEGFIYRQQGRGTFVTHPTMEKEMTGIVSFTEDMRRQGFTPSTLLLAAELLPAPEPIAERLSVKPGEELAHLKRLRLADGEPMSLETAFLLHRLCPGILQKDYSQVPLRDALKYEHAIFLVRARQKIRALLADEKTARLLGVKPKAPLLSIERISYSQQNIPVEFLEILYRGDRYTLYNELKG, encoded by the coding sequence GTGAGGACGGTCGACCGATCGATCAAGTTACCATTGTATCTACAGATCTATGAGATCTTTAAAAGTAAAATTCTCGTCGGCGAATGGGTGCCCGGCCAAATGATCCCCCCCGAACCGCTTTTGATCGACCAGTACCGGGTGAGCCGGTCCGGAATCCGGCAAGCTCTCGACCGGCTGGTCAAGGAAGGGTTCATTTATCGCCAGCAGGGCCGGGGAACTTTCGTCACTCATCCGACCATGGAAAAGGAAATGACCGGGATCGTGAGTTTCACCGAGGACATGAGACGGCAGGGATTCACCCCGAGTACCCTGCTCCTTGCCGCCGAACTGTTACCGGCGCCGGAGCCCATCGCCGAACGACTCTCCGTCAAGCCCGGTGAAGAACTGGCCCACCTGAAGCGGCTCCGGCTGGCCGATGGTGAACCGATGAGCCTGGAAACCGCCTTTTTGCTGCACCGGTTATGCCCGGGGATTCTCCAAAAAGATTATTCTCAAGTACCGCTGCGGGACGCCTTGAAATATGAGCATGCGATTTTCCTCGTCCGGGCGCGTCAAAAAATTCGTGCTCTTCTGGCCGACGAAAAAACCGCTCGTTTACTCGGTGTCAAACCGAAAGCTCCTCTGCTTTCCATCGAGCGTATTTCGTATTCCCAGCAAAATATTCCGGTGGAATTCCTGGAAATCCTCTATCGAGGTGACCGCTATACCCTCTATAACGAACTGAAAGGGTGA
- a CDS encoding carbohydrate kinase, translating to MARSVDICTLGEMLIDLFPGKTGVPLAGVTAFHPKPGGAPANVAVASSRLGKNAAFIGKVGDDPFGRLLERTLSRAGVLTRGMRFDSQVRTTLAFIAKPDEYSADILFYRHPGADMMLDIADLDRALLGESRFFHFGSISLIHEPSRSATLEAARYAKESGAQISFDVNYRPDLWADPSLAPSLIATGYPLADILKINENELLFLTRTGNPAEGSRTLLDRGPKLIVVTRGKEGSYFRTKNSAASVPAFAVPTVDATGCGDAFLAALLVGLLEAPGWEKRLEREELFSILRFASAAGALTARKLGVIPALPDRKEVEEFIKTTRSEKL from the coding sequence GTGGCCCGATCGGTGGATATCTGCACCCTGGGAGAAATGCTGATCGATCTGTTTCCAGGAAAAACCGGAGTACCGCTGGCCGGAGTGACCGCCTTCCACCCGAAACCGGGAGGGGCACCGGCCAATGTAGCTGTCGCCTCTTCCCGGCTGGGGAAAAACGCGGCATTCATCGGCAAAGTGGGCGATGATCCCTTCGGACGGCTACTGGAACGTACCCTCTCAAGAGCCGGGGTCCTCACCCGGGGAATGCGCTTTGACTCGCAGGTCAGGACCACCCTCGCTTTTATCGCCAAACCTGACGAATACAGCGCGGATATCCTTTTCTACCGGCACCCCGGAGCGGACATGATGCTCGATATTGCCGATCTCGACCGCGCCTTGCTCGGGGAAAGCCGGTTTTTTCATTTCGGTTCGATCAGCCTAATCCACGAACCAAGCCGCAGCGCCACGCTGGAAGCGGCACGCTACGCCAAAGAAAGCGGCGCTCAGATCTCCTTCGATGTCAATTACCGACCAGATCTGTGGGCGGACCCTTCCCTTGCGCCGAGCCTCATCGCTACCGGATACCCGCTGGCGGACATTCTGAAAATCAACGAAAACGAACTCTTATTTTTGACCCGTACCGGAAACCCCGCCGAAGGAAGCCGGACCTTGCTCGACCGGGGCCCGAAGCTGATCGTTGTCACCCGGGGCAAGGAGGGGAGCTACTTCCGAACAAAAAACAGCGCTGCCTCCGTTCCGGCCTTTGCGGTCCCGACGGTTGATGCGACCGGCTGCGGTGACGCTTTTCTGGCCGCCTTGCTGGTCGGTCTGCTTGAAGCGCCCGGCTGGGAAAAACGCCTGGAACGGGAAGAACTTTTTTCCATCCTCCGCTTTGCCAGCGCCGCTGGAGCGCTTACCGCAAGGAAGTTGGGGGTCATTCCCGCTCTTCCTGACCGGAAAGAGGTCGAAGAATTTATCAAGACTACGAGGAGTGAGAAACTATGA
- a CDS encoding transketolase: MKNQTFPDLNDLRKLAKDIRLDILETTTRAGSGHPSSSFSSVEILAALFFGGILRYRPAEPHWPERDRFILSKGHAAPGLYSVLSRAGYFPHDEIYRLRELNSPVQGHPIKGLLPGVESTNGSLGQGLSFGLGCALGAGLNGHRYRVYVLMGDGECQAGQIWEAAMAASHFQTANLVGIIDYNKFQECGPISREMALEPFRAKWESFGWQVEEVDGHSLPDLIETFQNIPDNGKTPTMVIAHTVKGKGVSFVEADYTFHGRALTPEQAEKAREEILSWN; encoded by the coding sequence ATGAAAAACCAAACCTTTCCGGATTTGAACGATCTCCGGAAACTGGCCAAAGACATCCGCCTCGATATCCTGGAAACCACGACCCGGGCTGGTTCCGGCCATCCGTCAAGTTCTTTTTCCTCGGTGGAAATCCTGGCGGCCCTGTTCTTCGGCGGGATTCTCCGTTATCGGCCCGCTGAACCCCACTGGCCGGAACGTGACCGGTTCATCCTGAGTAAAGGTCATGCCGCTCCCGGTCTGTATTCGGTGCTGAGCCGGGCTGGTTACTTTCCCCATGACGAGATCTACCGGCTACGGGAACTCAACAGTCCGGTGCAGGGTCACCCGATCAAGGGTCTCCTCCCCGGCGTGGAATCCACCAACGGATCCCTGGGCCAGGGTCTTTCTTTCGGTCTGGGCTGCGCGCTGGGCGCTGGCTTGAATGGTCACCGTTACCGGGTATACGTGCTGATGGGAGACGGGGAATGCCAGGCAGGACAGATCTGGGAAGCGGCCATGGCCGCTTCCCATTTCCAGACCGCTAACCTGGTGGGTATTATCGACTACAACAAATTCCAGGAATGTGGTCCTATCAGCCGGGAAATGGCCCTGGAACCATTCCGGGCCAAGTGGGAAAGTTTTGGTTGGCAGGTGGAGGAAGTCGACGGACATTCCCTGCCGGACCTGATCGAAACCTTCCAAAATATCCCAGACAACGGGAAAACGCCAACAATGGTCATCGCCCATACGGTCAAGGGAAAAGGGGTGTCGTTTGTGGAGGCGGACTATACCTTCCACGGCCGGGCTCTGACCCCGGAACAGGCCGAAAAAGCCCGAGAGGAGATCTTATCATGGAATTAG
- a CDS encoding transketolase C-terminal domain-containing protein, giving the protein MELGKKAGLKPGKPMRDVFGDALLAVAQRHPRVVVLDGDLGNSTKADRVRTAFPERYFNIGIAESNLVGIGAGLESCGFIPFLTSFSSFLLCNAYDQIRLAVAMSNANIKILGSHGGITLGKDGPTQMGIEDLALVGGLPTVLILVASDPTLMHKIVDAAVEYQGPVFIRSSRMAMPHLYSPDSCPFEIGVANVVRDGEDLAIVACGIMVAAALDAAVDLAREEIDARVIDLHTLRPLDVQTLEQAARETGALVCAEEHLLQGGMGANVARVIAERWPVPIRFVGLADTYTESAEPGELLKKYHLTTADIVSACRQAVRAKKEQRQ; this is encoded by the coding sequence ATGGAATTAGGGAAAAAAGCCGGTTTGAAACCGGGGAAACCGATGCGGGACGTTTTTGGAGACGCCCTTCTGGCCGTCGCCCAACGCCACCCCCGGGTGGTCGTGCTGGATGGAGACCTGGGCAATTCCACCAAGGCCGACCGGGTCCGTACCGCATTCCCGGAACGGTATTTCAACATCGGCATCGCCGAGAGCAACCTCGTGGGTATCGGGGCGGGACTCGAATCCTGTGGTTTCATTCCCTTTCTGACCAGTTTCTCCTCCTTCCTCCTGTGTAACGCCTACGATCAGATCCGCCTGGCCGTAGCCATGTCCAACGCCAATATCAAGATACTGGGAAGCCACGGGGGGATCACCCTGGGCAAAGACGGTCCTACCCAGATGGGGATTGAAGACCTGGCCCTGGTAGGCGGGTTACCCACCGTGCTTATCCTGGTCGCTTCCGACCCCACTCTCATGCACAAAATCGTAGACGCAGCAGTGGAGTACCAAGGACCGGTCTTCATCCGGTCCAGCCGGATGGCTATGCCTCACCTTTACTCCCCAGACTCCTGTCCCTTCGAAATCGGTGTGGCCAATGTTGTTCGTGATGGGGAGGATCTTGCCATCGTTGCCTGTGGGATCATGGTCGCCGCCGCGCTCGATGCCGCTGTGGACCTGGCCCGGGAAGAAATCGACGCCAGGGTCATCGATCTACACACTCTGCGGCCGCTCGATGTTCAAACTCTGGAACAGGCGGCCCGGGAGACGGGGGCTCTGGTCTGTGCCGAGGAACATCTGCTCCAGGGGGGTATGGGGGCCAACGTGGCCCGGGTGATCGCCGAACGCTGGCCGGTTCCCATCCGTTTCGTGGGACTAGCCGACACCTATACCGAATCCGCCGAACCCGGGGAACTCCTGAAAAAGTATCACCTGACCACTGCCGATATCGTTTCGGCCTGCCGGCAAGCCGTTCGCGCCAAAAAGGAGCAGAGGCAATGA
- a CDS encoding DNA alkylation repair protein, with protein sequence MDKDEKQKLIRKMTERFQELVEPGYRERVGKLFNLRIDRYYGVRVPLIRSLAREYFAAIQPFPMEERLALCSLLLAEDFHELKITAYQWVEQSKRYLEEKHLPVLEGWLKTYTYDWSDCDDICTNVLGEFFLKYPSKASRCREWALSKNLWVRRAAAVSLIKPLRRGNLLSLCLDIADLLLQDSENLVQKGYGWMLKEASKARPDEVYAFVTARIGTMPRTAYRYALEKFPHELRVRALAL encoded by the coding sequence GTGGATAAGGATGAAAAACAAAAACTCATCAGGAAAATGACGGAGCGATTCCAGGAGCTGGTTGAGCCAGGCTACCGGGAGCGGGTGGGGAAGCTCTTCAATCTGCGGATCGACCGGTATTACGGGGTCAGGGTTCCCCTCATCCGTTCCCTCGCCCGGGAATATTTCGCCGCCATCCAGCCCTTCCCCATGGAGGAGCGTCTGGCTCTGTGCTCCTTGCTCCTGGCCGAAGACTTCCATGAATTGAAAATCACCGCCTATCAATGGGTGGAGCAAAGTAAACGATACCTGGAAGAGAAGCATCTGCCGGTATTGGAAGGCTGGCTTAAGACCTATACCTACGACTGGTCGGATTGTGACGATATTTGTACGAATGTTTTGGGCGAATTTTTCCTGAAGTATCCCAGCAAGGCAAGCAGGTGTCGCGAATGGGCGCTTTCAAAAAACCTGTGGGTTCGCCGGGCGGCGGCGGTGAGCTTGATCAAACCCCTGCGCCGGGGAAATCTTTTGAGCCTGTGCCTGGATATCGCGGATTTACTGCTACAGGATTCCGAAAATCTCGTTCAGAAAGGGTACGGATGGATGTTGAAAGAAGCCAGTAAAGCCCGGCCGGACGAGGTCTATGCCTTTGTCACCGCCCGGATCGGGACCATGCCGCGTACCGCCTACCGTTATGCCCTGGAAAAATTTCCACATGAGTTACGGGTCAGGGCACTGGCGCTGTAA